The genomic DNA AAACAAAACTTCATTTTGAATTGACAGAAAAAGGCAAGCGATTAGTTCAAAGCTATAAGCTGGATGAATTAAACTTATCCCAACAAAGCAAGTGGGACGGAAAATGGCGATTTGTTATGTTTGATATACCTGAAAAATCTCGATACGCCCGAGACATTCTGCGCGATAAACTCGAAAATTTAGGTTTCTTTCGCATACAGCAAAGCGTGTGGGTTTACCCTTATGCCTGTGAGAAAGAAATAGATTTTCTGGCAGAATTTTTATATATAAAAGCCTGTGTTTTAATATTTACCGGAAAAGTAAACAAAGATGAAGAGCTAAAAGT from Candidatus Spechtbacterales bacterium includes the following:
- the cas2 gene encoding CRISPR-associated endonuclease Cas2, with protein sequence MPKKKTYPQRQMGKHEIIAKRILMALVTPLVIVATPFSTTPRYAKDLEEALDNLEDFFFPGPENFNEEKIRGSIYNLKSGGYIKYRTSKDKTKLHFELTEKGKRLVQSYKLDELNLSQQSKWDGKWRFVMFDIPEKSRYARDILRDKLENLGFFRIQQSVWVYPYACEKEIDFLAEFLYIKACVLIFTGKVNKDEELKVHFRKLGFNL